The following are encoded together in the Danaus plexippus chromosome 15, MEX_DaPlex, whole genome shotgun sequence genome:
- the LOC116766622 gene encoding uncharacterized protein LOC116766622 isoform X1, whose translation MARILLLFVIVVAVTGKHHPKFPKSDESDPLKKAVACSNEQDQLRNQFIEKSRCGEPKEVFVDLKHTSSYLQVVPSSVWVKRCVGLCNFGPPGSQCIAIKSRMEAIPVRVYNLKTEKETCTTYEVEVHESCGCCTTLPRDCVAPRVFNPRKCSCQCPNMDDRRKCPSKRNQNMRWNRSKCECEKRRTFWSSKF comes from the exons ATGGCCAgaatattgttgttatttgttattgtgGTGGCAGTTACCGGCAAACACCATCCAAAGTTTCCCAAGTCTGATGAAAGTGACCCACTGAAGAAAG CAGTGGCCTGCAGTAACGAACAAGACCAGCTGAGAAATCAATTCATTGAGAAATCACGTTGCGGTGAACCCAAGGAGGTCTTCGTAGACCTAAAGCATACGAGCTCATATTTACAG GTTGTACCGAGCTCCGTTTGGGTCAAACGCTGCGTTGGGCTTTGCAACTTCGGACCACCAGGCTCGCAGTGCATCGCCATCAAAAGTAGAATGGAAGCCATACCG GTAAGGGTGTATAACCTTAAAACTGAAAAGGAGACCTGCACTACGTACGAGGTTGAGGTCCACGAGAGCTGCGGCTGTTGCACCACCTTACCCAGGGACTGCGTGGCCCCAAGAGTGTTCAATCCTCGTAAGTGCTCCTGTCAATGCCCCAACATGGATGACAGAAGGAAATGTCCATCAAAG CGGAACCAGAATATGAGGTGGAATCGATCTAAATGCGAGTGTGAGAAAAGAAGAACGTTCTGGTCATCAAAATTTTAG
- the LOC116766622 gene encoding uncharacterized protein LOC116766622 isoform X2 produces the protein MARILLLFVIVVAVTGKHHPKFPKSDESDPLKKAVACSNEQDQLRNQFIEKSRCGEPKEVFVDLKHTSSYLQVVPSSVWVKRCVGLCNFGPPGSQCIAIKSRMEAIPVRVYNLKTEKETCTTYEVEVHESCGCCTTLPRDCVAPRVFNPPEPEYEVESI, from the exons ATGGCCAgaatattgttgttatttgttattgtgGTGGCAGTTACCGGCAAACACCATCCAAAGTTTCCCAAGTCTGATGAAAGTGACCCACTGAAGAAAG CAGTGGCCTGCAGTAACGAACAAGACCAGCTGAGAAATCAATTCATTGAGAAATCACGTTGCGGTGAACCCAAGGAGGTCTTCGTAGACCTAAAGCATACGAGCTCATATTTACAG GTTGTACCGAGCTCCGTTTGGGTCAAACGCTGCGTTGGGCTTTGCAACTTCGGACCACCAGGCTCGCAGTGCATCGCCATCAAAAGTAGAATGGAAGCCATACCG GTAAGGGTGTATAACCTTAAAACTGAAAAGGAGACCTGCACTACGTACGAGGTTGAGGTCCACGAGAGCTGCGGCTGTTGCACCACCTTACCCAGGGACTGCGTGGCCCCAAGAGTGTTCAATCCTC CGGAACCAGAATATGAGGTGGAATCGATCTAA